In Phlebotomus papatasi isolate M1 chromosome 1, Ppap_2.1, whole genome shotgun sequence, the following proteins share a genomic window:
- the LOC129802175 gene encoding uncharacterized protein LOC129802175, producing MKRTASYSRSSMSLKNSLDGGDSPRKCTMKMDDQALQEVYLLEPNYADEVEISDVEAEEEIASYNEDVHAELEAANDDDQSPDFKTKLANLVRSNECSDNFIDNLLNLLRKNGHTELPSDKKTLVAKPQHAAKLSDNIVLSKILENQKIMIKNQMLIMEQMKALARSQATQRIRLAGLTERIDKALPVLPVEEIQEITRKVTSPKLETKLFPMKTLDHFDEFNKNLVDENFKEQVLPDITKAMQNSSWLFLLMNDDVIFQYNLKGIFNKRAFRETNLYKLLEEHYGDHNYLKERHVQALIRQAHARQSTKNSRAKGKLKKMSEKEDFLQESDSYQ from the exons ATGAAGAGGACTGCTTCTTATTCCCGCTCTTCCATGAGTTTGAAAAATAGTCTTGATGGTGGCGACTCTCCTCGGAAATGCACAATGAAAATGGATGATCAGGCTTTACAGGAGGTATATCTATTGGAGCCCAATTATGCAGATGAAGTTGAGATCTCCGATGTTGAAGCGGAGGAAGAAATTGCTTCTTACAATGAAGATGTGCATGCTGAGCTTGAGGCCGCCAATGACGATGATCAATCGCCAGACTTCAAGACCAAACTGGCCAACTTGGTGAGAAGCAATGAATGCTCTGATAATTTTATAGACAATTTGCTTAATCTCCTGAGGAAGAATGGACATACAGAATTGCCAAGTGACAAGAAAACTCTTGTGGCTAAGCCTCAGCACGCTGCTAAATTATCTGACAATATTGTATTGTCGAAGATCTTGGAAAACCAGAAGATTATGattaaaaatcaaatgttgattaTGGAACAGATGAAAGCACTGGCTAGATCTCAAGCTACTCAAAGGATCAGGCTTGCTGGTCTCACCGAAAGGATAGACAAAGCCCTCCCTGTCCTCCCTGTTGAGGAGATCCAGGAGATCACCAGGAAGGTCACCAGCCCAAAGCTAGAAACTAAACTCTTTCCGATGAAAACTCTCGATCACTTTGATGAATTCAACAAAAATCTCGTTGATGAAAACTTTAAGGAGCAAGTG TTACCGGACATCACAAAGGCCATGCAGAATTCATCGTGGCTCTTTTTGTTGATGAATGATGATGTTATCTTTCAATATAATTTGAAAGGAATCTTCAACAAAAGAGCATTTCGTGAGACAAATCTTTATAAACTTCTTGAGG aacaCTATGGCGATCACAATTATCTGAAGGAACGACATGTTCAGGCTCTTATTAGGCAAGCTCATGCGCGTCAGAGTACCAAGAATTCG AGAGCCAAGGGCAAATTGAAGAAGATGTCTGAAAAAGAAGATTTTCTCCAAGAAAGTGATTCTTACCAATAA